Proteins encoded within one genomic window of Thermodesulfobacteriota bacterium:
- a CDS encoding type IV toxin-antitoxin system AbiEi family antitoxin domain-containing protein, with the protein MRSKIKKPLDQCLPEGQIVNRAWLKAQGFSRAQVDYYLRAGKLEAVAQGVYRRPGPPLKWEHVVYSLNEMGCHLRVGGRSALEMQGLAHYLPAGHLKRINLHGPVKVPGWVSKFPGPFRFEVYNRQLFVSLPEEAQISKPFGFWDWPIPYSTAELAMLELLAGIRDKAGFSVADKFFEAAVNFRPGILQILLRACINVKAKRLFFWFADRHNHAWRQALETKEIDLGKGKRMIFKGGAFDALYLITVPREMVSGSEQSLY; encoded by the coding sequence ATGAGATCAAAAATAAAAAAGCCCTTGGACCAATGCCTACCTGAAGGGCAGATAGTGAATCGCGCTTGGTTAAAAGCGCAGGGATTCAGTCGGGCTCAGGTGGATTATTACCTTCGGGCTGGAAAGTTAGAAGCCGTTGCTCAAGGGGTGTACCGGCGGCCAGGGCCACCACTAAAATGGGAACATGTGGTTTATTCTCTGAATGAGATGGGTTGTCACTTGCGCGTGGGGGGACGTAGCGCTCTTGAAATGCAGGGTCTGGCACACTATCTGCCAGCCGGCCATCTTAAACGTATAAATCTGCATGGGCCAGTCAAGGTGCCGGGTTGGGTGTCGAAATTTCCGGGACCGTTTCGATTTGAGGTATACAACCGGCAATTGTTTGTCTCACTACCCGAGGAGGCTCAGATCTCTAAACCTTTTGGATTTTGGGATTGGCCTATACCATATAGTACCGCTGAGCTGGCTATGCTGGAACTGTTGGCAGGTATTCGAGATAAAGCGGGCTTTTCCGTCGCAGATAAATTTTTTGAAGCTGCTGTAAACTTTCGGCCGGGCATTCTCCAGATCTTACTGAGAGCCTGCATCAATGTGAAGGCAAAACGTCTATTTTTTTGGTTTGCTGACCGCCATAATCATGCGTGGCGCCAGGCGCTTGAAACCAAAGAAATTGATTTGGGCAAGGGAAAGCGAATGATATTCAAAGGTGGAGCCTTTGATGCCCTCTATCTAATAACCGTTCCCCGGGAGATGGTCAGTGGAAGCGAGCAATCCCTTTATTGA